The nucleotide sequence GAAAGGTATAATCGGCAGCAATGGGCAGAACAATTCATGCTGTACTATATACTCGTCTATTTTGACTGGATAAATGATAGTCGGAGCAAACCGTCTTGTTTCCCTGTTGCCACTTCCTCCGAAAATTATTCTGTCTTTGTACTCATCCGCCAGCTTCTGGCATTTGTCATATGCCGCATCGTTTATTAGCTTTGGATATTCTTCGTTTTCTTCGGGCTTTTCTCCGATTTGTCTGATAAACTCGCCTATCAGCGCCTCAATAAATGAATCCGCTATCTCATCAGCCACTGCAACTTGATTAATATTAATACAAATCTGTCCTGCATTGCACATCTTGAAAAATGCAATTTTACGTGCTGTATCCTTAATGTTTGCGTCTTTTCTGACAATACACCAGTTACCCTCTTCACCTCCAAGCTCAAGTGCTACTGGAGTCAAATTTTTTGCTGCTTCTGCCATTACGTGTTTACCAACCTCAGGAGAACCTGTATAGAATATCTTGTCAAATCGTTGTGCAAGGCACATGTCAGCCACATCGTGGCCGCCGTCTATAACTGTAACATATTCCTCGGGAAATGTTCCCGCAATCAGTTTCTGCAAGGCTTTGGTACTTGCCGCCGATTTTGAGCTTGCTTTAATCACTGCAGTATTGCCTCCTGCAATACTTGCCGTCAATACACCTAGTGTAAGAAGAATTGGGAAATTGAATGGACTAATAATCAGTGAAACACCATATGGCAATTTGTATACCGTGGTACACATGCTTGGAAAGCACATAAGACCACTGTAATGCTTTTCAGGCTTTGCCCATTTTTTCAGTCCGCGGATGGTTTCGTTAATTTCTACGATTACAGGACCAATATCACACATGTATGCTTCAATTGGGCAACGTCCCAAATCTTCATACAAAGCTTTTTCAAGTTCTTCCTCATGGGCAATCACAGCTGCCTTTAATTTTTTCAGCTGCTGTAATCTCCAGTTAACATCAAGAGTAACTCCTGAACGAAAAAATTTTCTCTGATTTGCGACTATCTCCCGTATTCTTTCTTGAGTATAAGCCATTATTATTCCCTTCCTTTCTCATCTGCAAGAATAATAACACCAGTAATATCAAATCATGAATTCATAATCCTGATGCCCATTTTTCTACATGCTTTTATAATGCAGTTCATGTCAATTTCACTTTTCCCTTCAGATATCATAACTACAGCTGCCTCATTTAAGACAGTTTCAATAGCCGAACAACTGAGCCCATTAAAGCTACCGGCAAGATTTTCAATTCGTATATCATCAGAAAGCCTTTTCTCCCTGGTATATAAGTTGATAAGTTTAACTCTTGTAGCCTGATCAGGATTGGGAATGGTATATTTCAAATCAAATCTTCCCGGGCGGACAAGTGCTTCATCCAATGAA is from Clostridiaceae bacterium and encodes:
- a CDS encoding aldehyde dehydrogenase family protein: MAYTQERIREIVANQRKFFRSGVTLDVNWRLQQLKKLKAAVIAHEEELEKALYEDLGRCPIEAYMCDIGPVIVEINETIRGLKKWAKPEKHYSGLMCFPSMCTTVYKLPYGVSLIISPFNFPILLTLGVLTASIAGGNTAVIKASSKSAASTKALQKLIAGTFPEEYVTVIDGGHDVADMCLAQRFDKIFYTGSPEVGKHVMAEAAKNLTPVALELGGEEGNWCIVRKDANIKDTARKIAFFKMCNAGQICININQVAVADEIADSFIEALIGEFIRQIGEKPEENEEYPKLINDAAYDKCQKLADEYKDRIIFGGSGNRETRRFAPTIIYPVKIDEYIVQHELFCPLLPIIPFKDEEIDNLMDTIADREHPLAMYVFTSDMRWAKKVMSTQQYGGGCINEVCIHMMVKGVPFNGVGHSGMGAYHGEWGFREFTHPTTVLKGKTYFNLPLREHPYTGKYEKMKMFLLKLFER